The following proteins come from a genomic window of Micromonospora echinofusca:
- a CDS encoding dienelactone hydrolase family protein — protein MRFNSETSSNGVREQMFILGDVPGVLWTAEGAAGTRPLILMGHGGGQHKKAPDIVAHAHRFVAECDFAVAAVDVPGHGDRPKDEEYDRIATENQARVDAGEDLAPLIAGFQALVARQTVPEWRAVLDAVQDLDHVGAGPVGYWGVSLGCGLGVPFVAAEPRVRAAVLGLGGALASAQAAARITVPVEFLLQWDDERVPRAQGLALFDALASTEKTLHANPGRHGEIPAFELDSALRFFARHLG, from the coding sequence ATGCGCTTCAACTCTGAGACGTCGTCCAACGGCGTCCGCGAACAGATGTTCATCCTCGGTGACGTTCCCGGCGTGCTGTGGACGGCGGAAGGTGCCGCCGGTACCCGCCCCCTGATCCTGATGGGACACGGCGGCGGCCAGCACAAGAAGGCCCCCGACATCGTGGCCCACGCCCACCGCTTCGTGGCCGAGTGCGACTTCGCGGTGGCGGCGGTGGACGTGCCGGGCCATGGCGATCGGCCGAAGGATGAGGAGTACGACCGGATCGCGACCGAGAACCAGGCTCGCGTGGACGCCGGAGAGGACCTGGCTCCGCTGATCGCTGGTTTCCAGGCGCTCGTGGCCCGCCAGACCGTCCCGGAGTGGCGGGCGGTTCTGGACGCGGTCCAGGACCTTGATCACGTCGGTGCTGGTCCGGTGGGCTACTGGGGTGTGTCGTTGGGCTGCGGGCTCGGCGTGCCGTTCGTCGCCGCCGAACCCCGGGTCCGCGCGGCGGTGTTGGGCCTGGGCGGTGCACTGGCATCTGCGCAGGCCGCCGCGCGGATCACCGTCCCGGTGGAGTTCCTGCTGCAGTGGGACGATGAGCGGGTGCCGCGGGCCCAGGGCCTGGCACTGTTCGACGCCTTGGCCTCGACCGAGAAGACCCTGCACGCCAACCCCGGCAGGCACGGCGAGATCCCGGCATTCGAACTGGACAGCGCGCTACGGTTCTTCGCCCGGCACCTCGGCTGA
- a CDS encoding ArsR/SmtB family transcription factor: METLTYGQVLARFGHALSDPTRARLLLALRDGPGYPAELAELLGTTRQNLSNHLSCLRGCGLVVAAPQGRRTRYELADARLAHALTDLLGLALTVDPAACPVSAEKGCC, from the coding sequence GTGGAGACGTTGACGTACGGTCAGGTGCTGGCGCGCTTCGGTCACGCCCTGTCCGATCCGACCCGGGCGCGGCTGCTGCTGGCGCTACGCGACGGGCCGGGCTATCCCGCAGAGCTGGCCGAACTGCTGGGCACGACCCGGCAGAACCTGTCGAACCACCTGTCGTGCCTGCGCGGCTGCGGCCTCGTGGTCGCCGCGCCCCAGGGGCGGCGCACCCGCTACGAGTTGGCCGACGCCCGACTGGCCCACGCCCTGACCGACCTGCTCGGCCTCGCCCTGACGGTCGACCCCGCCGCCTGCCCGGTCTCCGCCGAGAAGGGCTGCTGCTGA
- a CDS encoding golvesin C-terminal-like domain-containing protein — translation MFDNPTLRRRTLLAAVAGAAAVPVVAGPAWAALPKVYIDPGHGGTDPGAVGNGLQEKALTLDISLQLRSILLANWAVDVRMSRTTDITRSLAYRTDDANAWGANLLVSVHINSGGGTGFESYRYPTADAATVNLHNALHPRVIGRMRTIGGVTDRGPKTANFHMLRESAMPAVLTENLFIDSVADSNLLKRADFITATARGHAEGIAAYLGLSAPNPPTFSTIVDNATAGRFTASTNWGTSSYSAQRYGADYRFANPTPASDAAWFKVNIPAAGNYRVEVRHPADPGYNSSTPYVVVTASGNRTVNVDQRSSGGVWRSLGTFGLAAGDRNLVAVSRWTNATGYVVADAVRVTRV, via the coding sequence ATGTTCGACAACCCGACGCTGCGGCGGCGTACCCTCCTGGCGGCCGTCGCCGGCGCCGCAGCCGTCCCCGTGGTCGCCGGCCCCGCGTGGGCCGCGTTGCCGAAGGTCTACATCGACCCGGGCCACGGCGGCACCGACCCCGGCGCGGTCGGCAACGGGCTGCAGGAGAAGGCCCTGACACTCGACATCTCCCTGCAACTGCGCAGCATCCTGCTGGCCAACTGGGCCGTCGACGTCCGCATGTCCCGCACCACCGACATCACCCGCAGCCTGGCGTACCGCACCGACGACGCCAACGCGTGGGGCGCGAACCTGCTCGTGAGCGTGCACATCAACTCCGGCGGCGGCACCGGCTTCGAGAGCTACCGGTACCCGACGGCGGACGCCGCCACCGTCAACCTGCACAACGCGCTGCACCCGAGGGTGATCGGCCGCATGCGGACGATCGGCGGGGTCACCGATCGAGGGCCGAAGACCGCGAACTTCCACATGCTGCGCGAGTCGGCCATGCCCGCGGTGCTGACCGAGAACCTCTTCATCGACTCGGTCGCCGACTCGAACCTGCTCAAGCGCGCCGACTTCATCACCGCCACCGCCCGTGGCCACGCCGAGGGCATCGCCGCCTACCTCGGCCTGAGCGCGCCCAACCCGCCGACGTTCAGCACCATCGTGGACAACGCCACGGCGGGCCGGTTCACGGCGAGCACCAACTGGGGCACCTCCTCGTACTCCGCCCAGCGCTACGGGGCCGACTACCGCTTCGCCAACCCCACGCCGGCCAGCGACGCCGCCTGGTTCAAGGTCAACATCCCGGCCGCCGGGAACTACCGCGTCGAGGTACGGCACCCGGCCGACCCCGGCTACAACAGCTCGACCCCGTACGTCGTCGTCACCGCCTCGGGCAACCGTACGGTCAACGTGGACCAGCGCTCCAGCGGCGGCGTCTGGCGCTCGCTGGGCACCTTCGGGCTGGCCGCCGGCGACCGGAACCTGGTCGCGGTCAGCCGCTGGACCAACGCCACCGGCTACGTGGTGGCCGACGCCGTCCGGGTCACCCGCGTCTGA
- a CDS encoding cation transporter produces the protein MSLPLIDPAPVGPSPARRQVLARRVRLLVAATITYNVVEAVVAITAGTLASSTALIGFGLDSVIEVSSAAAVAWQFAGRDPESRERVALRIIAVSFFALAAYVTVESTRALLGGAEAGHSSVGLVLAALSLAIMPGLSYAQRRAGRELGSRSAVADSKQTLLCTYLSAVLLVGLGLNSLFGWSWADPVAALVIAAVAVKEGREAWRGDACCTPGLGPAGPATSSRTTDCAGGC, from the coding sequence ATGAGCCTGCCCCTGATCGACCCCGCACCGGTCGGGCCGTCGCCGGCACGCCGCCAGGTGCTCGCCCGCCGGGTGCGGCTGCTGGTCGCCGCCACCATCACCTACAACGTCGTCGAGGCGGTCGTGGCGATCACCGCCGGCACGCTCGCGTCGTCGACCGCGCTGATCGGCTTCGGGCTGGACTCGGTGATCGAGGTGTCGTCGGCGGCGGCGGTGGCATGGCAGTTCGCCGGCCGCGACCCGGAGTCCCGCGAGAGGGTCGCGCTACGGATCATCGCGGTCTCGTTCTTCGCGCTCGCGGCGTACGTCACGGTGGAGTCGACACGGGCGCTGCTCGGCGGCGCCGAGGCCGGGCATTCCAGCGTCGGCCTGGTGCTCGCCGCACTGTCGCTGGCGATCATGCCAGGGCTGTCGTACGCGCAGCGCCGCGCCGGCCGGGAACTCGGCTCCCGCTCGGCGGTCGCGGACTCCAAGCAGACCCTGCTGTGCACCTACCTGTCCGCCGTACTGCTCGTGGGCCTGGGATTGAACAGCCTGTTCGGGTGGTCCTGGGCCGACCCCGTCGCCGCGCTGGTCATCGCGGCGGTGGCGGTGAAGGAGGGCCGCGAGGCGTGGCGCGGTGACGCCTGCTGCACGCCCGGCCTCGGCCCGGCCGGCCCGGCGACGAGCAGCCGTACGACGGACTGCGCGGGCGGATGCTGA
- a CDS encoding helix-turn-helix domain-containing protein: MHTVGELLRQWRHRRGLSQLDLAIAADVSARHVSLVETGRSKPSADMILRLADQLHVPLRDRNRLLLAGGFAPRYAERPLDDGALAAVHEAVRRVLRAHEPYPAVVFDRRWNIVMTNRAVDPFFAQADPDLLRPPVNLVRLGLHPRGFARIVVNLADVRAVFRSRISRQLAAAPDPELAALYEELLAPEPGEESSRRIDADVVIPMVLRVGGRELRLFSTITTFGTPTDITVDEIAIESYYPADAESAAYFTK, encoded by the coding sequence GTGCACACGGTCGGAGAGCTCCTGCGGCAGTGGCGGCACCGGCGGGGACTCAGCCAGCTGGATCTCGCGATCGCGGCGGACGTCTCGGCCCGTCACGTCAGCCTGGTCGAGACGGGCAGGTCCAAGCCGAGCGCCGACATGATCCTCCGACTCGCGGACCAACTCCACGTGCCGCTGCGGGATCGCAACCGGCTCCTGCTCGCCGGCGGCTTCGCACCCCGGTACGCCGAGCGTCCGCTCGACGACGGCGCCTTGGCGGCCGTCCACGAGGCCGTCCGCAGGGTCCTGCGCGCGCACGAGCCGTACCCGGCGGTGGTCTTCGATCGCCGGTGGAACATCGTGATGACCAATCGCGCTGTCGACCCGTTCTTCGCGCAGGCGGATCCCGACCTGCTGCGGCCGCCAGTCAACCTGGTGCGGCTGGGACTGCACCCGCGCGGGTTCGCCCGCATCGTCGTCAACCTCGCCGACGTGCGCGCGGTATTCCGCAGCCGCATCTCACGCCAGCTCGCCGCTGCTCCCGACCCCGAACTCGCCGCACTCTACGAAGAGCTGTTGGCGCCCGAACCCGGCGAAGAGTCGAGCCGCCGGATCGACGCGGACGTCGTGATCCCCATGGTCCTCCGCGTCGGCGGACGGGAGCTACGGCTGTTCTCGACCATCACCACGTTCGGCACACCGACGGACATCACGGTCGACGAGATCGCGATCGAGTCCTACTACCCGGCCGACGCGGAGAGCGCGGCGTACTTCACGAAGTAG
- a CDS encoding cellulose binding domain-containing protein, whose amino-acid sequence MLKHRHLLSSMAAAAVLLAATAGALGGGFRAMTVAATNGTLATTAGCGKAPTLTSGTRTIQSGGQNRSYILRIPDGYDRNHPYRLIFGFHWLNGSASSVASAGYYGLAPLSNNSTIFVAPQGIDAGWANTNGRDLTLFDDISRQVENDLCVDTTQRFALGWSYGGAMSYAVACARPTVIRAVTVLSGANLSGCNGGTQPVAYFGIHGLYDSVLNISMGRSIRDTFVRNNGCTAQNPREPSRGSLTHITTSYSGCRPGYPVQWAAFDGDHTPSPVDGSSSPNDARTWTSGEIWRFFTQFPSTAPPTTAPPTTAPPTTAPPTTPPPTGGPGTCTATYRTVNSWPGGFQGEVVVANAGTTTIDGWTVRLTLAGGQAISSLWNGTHTATAGDITVRNAGYNGTLGANASTAFGFTATGDGATAPGNITCTSP is encoded by the coding sequence ATGCTGAAACACCGGCACCTTCTCTCATCCATGGCGGCCGCGGCAGTTCTTCTCGCGGCGACCGCCGGCGCGCTGGGCGGCGGCTTCCGCGCAATGACGGTGGCCGCGACGAACGGCACCCTCGCGACCACCGCGGGCTGCGGCAAGGCCCCCACGCTCACCAGCGGAACCCGTACGATTCAGAGCGGCGGACAGAACCGCAGCTACATCCTGCGGATCCCGGACGGGTACGACAGGAACCATCCCTATCGGCTGATCTTCGGCTTCCACTGGCTGAACGGCTCGGCCAGCAGCGTGGCCTCCGCCGGCTACTACGGGCTCGCGCCGCTGTCGAACAACAGCACGATCTTCGTGGCGCCCCAGGGCATCGACGCCGGCTGGGCCAACACCAACGGTCGGGACCTGACCCTCTTCGACGACATCTCCCGGCAGGTCGAGAACGACCTCTGCGTCGACACGACCCAGCGCTTCGCGCTCGGCTGGAGCTACGGCGGGGCCATGAGCTATGCGGTCGCCTGCGCCCGGCCCACCGTCATCCGGGCAGTCACCGTCCTGTCGGGCGCCAACCTCAGCGGATGCAACGGCGGTACCCAACCCGTCGCGTACTTCGGCATCCACGGCCTCTACGACAGCGTGCTGAACATCTCGATGGGCCGGTCGATTCGCGACACGTTCGTCAGGAACAACGGCTGTACCGCGCAGAACCCGCGCGAGCCGAGCAGAGGCAGCCTCACCCACATCACCACCAGCTACTCCGGCTGCCGACCCGGATACCCCGTGCAGTGGGCCGCGTTCGACGGAGACCACACCCCGAGTCCCGTCGACGGATCGTCCAGCCCCAACGACGCCAGGACCTGGACCTCGGGGGAGATCTGGAGGTTCTTCACCCAGTTCCCATCCACCGCGCCGCCGACCACCGCGCCGCCTACCACCGCGCCACCCACGACCGCGCCGCCGACCACGCCCCCGCCGACCGGCGGGCCGGGCACCTGCACCGCCACCTACCGCACGGTGAACAGTTGGCCCGGTGGGTTCCAGGGTGAGGTCGTCGTGGCCAACGCCGGCACCACCACGATCGACGGCTGGACCGTACGTCTGACCCTGGCCGGCGGCCAGGCCATCAGCAGCCTCTGGAACGGCACCCACACGGCCACCGCCGGCGACATCACCGTCCGCAACGCCGGGTACAACGGCACGCTGGGCGCGAACGCCTCGACCGCCTTCGGGTTCACCGCCACCGGCGACGGCGCCACCGCGCCCGGCAACATCACCTGCACCAGCCCCTGA
- a CDS encoding ribonucleotide-diphosphate reductase subunit beta, with product MLLDPGMDLTLRPMRYPHFFDRFRDAIRNTWTVEEVDLHADLADLDRLSPAERHLVSRLVAFFATGDTIVANNLVLNLYQHVNSPEGRLYLSRQLFEEAVHVQFYLNLLDTYVPDETERFAAFAAIENIPSIRRKAEFCFRWIDSLGELRELRTRQDRRAFLLNLICFAACIEGLFFYGAFAYVYFLRSRGLLHGLASGTNWVFRDESLHMAFAFDVVETVRGEEPDLFDDELAEQVRQMLTEAVECEVQFAEDLLGQGVPGLSLADMREYLQHVADRRLAQLGIPAHYGSTNPFAFMELQDVQELSNFFERRVSAYQVGVSGTVAFDDDF from the coding sequence ATGCTGCTAGACCCGGGGATGGATCTCACCCTGCGCCCGATGCGTTACCCGCACTTCTTCGACCGCTTCCGTGACGCCATCCGCAACACCTGGACCGTGGAGGAGGTCGACCTGCACGCCGACCTCGCCGACCTCGACCGGCTCTCGCCGGCCGAGCGGCACCTGGTCAGCCGCCTCGTCGCGTTCTTCGCCACCGGCGACACGATCGTCGCCAACAACCTCGTGCTCAACCTCTACCAGCACGTCAACTCCCCGGAGGGCCGGCTCTACCTGTCGCGGCAACTGTTCGAGGAGGCCGTGCACGTCCAGTTCTACCTCAACCTGCTCGACACCTACGTGCCCGACGAGACCGAACGCTTCGCCGCGTTCGCCGCCATCGAGAACATCCCGTCGATCCGGCGCAAGGCCGAGTTCTGCTTCCGCTGGATCGACTCGCTGGGCGAACTGCGTGAGCTGCGTACCCGACAGGACCGGCGGGCGTTCCTGCTCAACCTGATCTGCTTCGCCGCCTGCATCGAGGGGCTGTTCTTCTACGGCGCCTTCGCCTACGTCTACTTCCTGCGCTCCCGGGGGCTGCTGCACGGCCTGGCGTCCGGCACCAACTGGGTGTTCCGCGACGAGTCCCTGCACATGGCCTTCGCCTTCGACGTGGTGGAGACGGTCCGTGGCGAGGAGCCGGACCTGTTCGACGACGAGCTGGCCGAGCAGGTGCGGCAGATGCTCACCGAGGCCGTCGAGTGCGAGGTCCAGTTCGCCGAGGACCTGCTCGGCCAGGGCGTACCCGGGCTGTCCCTGGCCGACATGCGCGAGTACCTGCAACACGTCGCCGACCGGCGGCTCGCGCAGCTGGGCATCCCCGCCCACTACGGGTCGACCAACCCGTTCGCGTTCATGGAGTTGCAGGACGTCCAGGAGCTGTCGAACTTCTTCGAGCGGCGCGTGTCGGCGTACCAGGTCGGGGTGAGCGGCACGGTGGCCTTCGACGACGACTTCTGA
- a CDS encoding ribonucleoside-diphosphate reductase subunit alpha produces MRVRKRDGGTEAVDVNRIVRAVERWADDLADVDPLRVATRTISGLYDGATTAELDRLSIQTAAEMIGEEPQYSRLAARLLAGYVDKEVRRQGIGSFSEAIRRGYAEGLIGDDTAAFVAAHAGVLDAAVDPRGDLRFEYFGLRTVYDRYLLRHPTSRLVLETPQYWLLRVACGLSQTPDEAVEFYRLMSSLAYLPSSPTLFNSGTRHTQMSSCYLVDSPRDELDSIYQRYAQVANLSKFAGGIGIAFSRVRSRGALIRGTNGQSNGIVPWLRTLDASVAAVNQGGRRKGAACVYLEPWHPDVEEFLQLRDNTGEDARRTHNLNLANWIPDEFMRRVEADGMWSLFDPDVVPELPDLWGEQFDAAYRAAEEQGRYVRQVPARELYGRMMRTLAQTGNGWMTFKDAANRLCNQTAEAGNVVHLSNLCTEIIEVSSDGETAVCNLGSVNLAAHLGADGIDWQRLRATVRTAVTFLDRVIDINYYPTPQAAASNPRWRPVGLGLMGLQDVFFALRLPFDSPAARELSTRISEELYLTALETSADLAERSGAHPAYGRTRAARGQLQPDLWGVTGTQPARWAALRERVAAYGLRNSLLVAIAPTATIASIAGCYECIEPQVSNLFKRETLSGEFLQVNTALVRELKARGLWTERIRTAIKRAEGSVRDVAELPAEVRELFRTAWELPQRALIDLASARAPYIDQSQSLNLFLAAPTIGKLSSMYLYAWKAGLKTTYYLRSRPATRIQQATVAPAGPARAAGLVAPVATVDEALACSLENPESCEACQ; encoded by the coding sequence ATGCGGGTCCGCAAGCGCGACGGCGGCACCGAGGCGGTCGACGTCAACCGGATCGTCCGGGCGGTCGAGCGGTGGGCCGACGACCTCGCCGACGTCGACCCGCTGCGGGTGGCGACCCGGACGATCAGCGGCCTGTACGACGGGGCGACGACGGCCGAACTGGACCGGCTGTCCATCCAGACCGCCGCGGAGATGATCGGCGAGGAGCCGCAGTACTCGCGGCTGGCGGCCCGCCTGCTGGCCGGGTACGTCGACAAGGAGGTCCGCCGGCAGGGCATCGGCTCCTTCAGCGAGGCGATCCGGCGCGGGTACGCCGAGGGGCTGATCGGTGACGACACCGCGGCGTTCGTCGCCGCCCACGCCGGCGTCCTCGACGCCGCCGTCGACCCGCGCGGCGACCTGCGCTTCGAGTACTTCGGGTTGCGTACGGTCTACGACCGCTACCTGCTGCGTCACCCGACGAGCCGGCTGGTGCTGGAGACCCCGCAGTACTGGTTGCTGCGCGTGGCCTGCGGCCTGTCGCAGACGCCGGACGAGGCGGTCGAGTTCTACCGGCTGATGTCGAGCCTGGCGTACCTGCCGAGTTCACCGACGCTGTTCAACTCCGGCACCCGGCACACGCAGATGTCCTCCTGCTACCTGGTCGACTCCCCGCGCGACGAGCTGGACTCGATCTACCAGCGGTACGCGCAGGTGGCGAACCTGTCGAAGTTCGCCGGCGGCATCGGCATCGCCTTCTCCCGGGTCCGCTCCCGGGGCGCGCTGATCAGGGGCACCAACGGGCAGTCCAACGGGATCGTGCCGTGGCTGCGGACGCTCGACGCCTCGGTGGCAGCGGTCAACCAGGGCGGCCGGCGCAAGGGCGCGGCCTGCGTCTACCTGGAGCCGTGGCACCCGGACGTCGAGGAGTTCCTCCAACTGCGCGACAACACCGGTGAGGACGCCCGGCGCACCCACAACCTGAACCTGGCCAACTGGATCCCGGACGAGTTCATGCGGCGGGTGGAGGCCGACGGGATGTGGTCGCTGTTCGACCCCGACGTGGTGCCGGAGCTGCCGGACCTGTGGGGCGAGCAGTTCGACGCGGCGTACCGGGCCGCCGAGGAGCAGGGCCGCTACGTGCGGCAGGTCCCGGCGCGCGAGCTGTACGGGCGGATGATGCGTACCCTCGCCCAGACCGGCAACGGGTGGATGACGTTCAAGGACGCCGCGAACCGGCTGTGCAACCAGACCGCCGAGGCGGGCAACGTGGTGCACCTGTCCAACCTGTGCACCGAGATCATCGAGGTGTCCAGTGACGGCGAGACCGCCGTGTGCAACCTCGGCTCGGTCAACCTCGCCGCCCACCTGGGCGCCGACGGCATCGACTGGCAGCGGCTGCGCGCCACCGTCCGCACCGCCGTGACGTTCCTCGACCGGGTCATCGACATCAACTACTACCCGACGCCGCAGGCGGCGGCGAGCAACCCCCGCTGGCGGCCCGTCGGGCTCGGGCTGATGGGCTTGCAGGACGTGTTCTTCGCGCTGCGGCTGCCGTTCGACTCCCCGGCCGCGCGGGAGCTGTCCACCCGGATCAGCGAGGAGCTGTACCTGACCGCCCTGGAGACCTCCGCCGACCTGGCGGAACGCTCGGGCGCCCACCCGGCGTACGGGCGGACCCGGGCGGCGCGCGGGCAGCTGCAACCCGACCTGTGGGGCGTGACGGGCACCCAGCCGGCGCGGTGGGCCGCGCTGCGGGAGCGGGTCGCCGCGTACGGGCTGCGCAACTCGCTGCTGGTGGCGATCGCGCCGACCGCCACCATCGCCTCGATCGCCGGCTGCTACGAGTGCATCGAGCCGCAGGTGTCCAACCTGTTCAAGCGCGAGACCCTGTCGGGGGAGTTCCTCCAGGTCAACACCGCCCTCGTACGGGAGCTGAAGGCGCGTGGCCTGTGGACGGAGCGGATCCGCACGGCCATCAAGCGCGCCGAGGGCTCCGTGCGGGACGTCGCGGAACTGCCGGCCGAGGTGCGGGAGCTGTTCCGTACCGCATGGGAGCTGCCGCAGCGGGCGTTGATCGACCTGGCCTCGGCCCGCGCCCCGTACATCGACCAGTCGCAGTCGCTGAACCTGTTCCTGGCCGCCCCGACGATCGGCAAGCTCTCCTCGATGTACCTGTACGCCTGGAAGGCCGGGCTGAAGACGACGTACTACCTGCGGTCGCGGCCGGCCACCCGGATCCAGCAGGCCACGGTCGCGCCCGCCGGGCCGGCGCGCGCCGCCGGCCTCGTCGCGCCGGTGGCGACCGTCGACGAGGCGCTGGCCTGCTCCCTGGAGAACCCCGAGTCGTGCGAGGCCTGCCAGTGA
- a CDS encoding nuclear transport factor 2 family protein — MTIENKSIVQQALTGLIETGDVDALARFLSDDFVHHRPGSSTSTRDEWLAAVSAALAPLAGMRVEIHQMLAEGDHVVVYSRRWLPDAGPEIAVVDIWRIDDGLIAEGWEIIEPTAQVAANLVWWESAQR, encoded by the coding sequence GTGACCATCGAGAACAAGAGCATCGTCCAACAGGCGCTGACCGGGCTCATCGAGACGGGCGACGTGGACGCGCTCGCACGGTTCCTGAGCGACGACTTCGTCCACCACAGACCGGGCTCGTCCACATCGACCAGGGATGAGTGGCTCGCCGCCGTCAGCGCTGCGCTGGCGCCGCTCGCCGGCATGCGGGTCGAGATTCATCAGATGCTGGCCGAGGGTGATCATGTGGTGGTGTACTCGCGGCGCTGGCTTCCCGATGCGGGACCGGAGATCGCGGTCGTCGACATCTGGCGGATCGACGACGGGCTGATCGCCGAGGGGTGGGAGATCATCGAGCCGACGGCCCAGGTGGCGGCGAATCTGGTGTGGTGGGAATCTGCTCAGCGCTGA